One genomic region from Nonomuraea helvata encodes:
- a CDS encoding alpha/beta hydrolase, with protein sequence MTVFVLVHGAWHGPWAWDRVTPLLHQAGAHTVTPALTLDGDTGLHRHADEVAAVLDALADRPADDVVLVGHSYAGLVVRQAADLRPHLVSQVVLVDGWAGGDGSSLFDLAPDSFVTAIRTAAEARGGGTTVPAPPPAAYGITDPADAAWLADRLTPQPLRTFTEPTRLTGAVDKVPGTGIYCRPVTYPFDRFAAELGYRSIPLDGPHNVMLSDPEALARLLLQVADHRDHGNEN encoded by the coding sequence ATGACCGTTTTCGTGCTCGTGCATGGTGCCTGGCATGGCCCGTGGGCCTGGGACCGGGTCACTCCGCTGCTGCATCAGGCCGGCGCGCACACCGTCACGCCCGCCCTCACTCTCGACGGCGACACGGGACTGCACCGGCACGCCGACGAGGTCGCCGCGGTTCTCGACGCCCTGGCCGACCGGCCAGCGGATGACGTGGTCCTGGTCGGGCACAGTTACGCCGGCCTGGTGGTCCGGCAGGCCGCCGACCTCCGGCCGCACCTGGTCAGCCAGGTCGTCCTGGTGGACGGATGGGCGGGTGGCGACGGATCCAGCCTGTTCGACCTGGCGCCCGATTCCTTCGTGACGGCGATTCGTACCGCCGCCGAGGCCCGCGGAGGCGGTACGACGGTGCCGGCTCCTCCCCCGGCCGCGTACGGCATCACCGACCCGGCGGATGCCGCCTGGCTCGCCGACCGGCTGACGCCCCAGCCGTTGCGGACCTTCACGGAGCCGACCCGTTTGACGGGGGCGGTGGACAAGGTCCCCGGGACGGGCATCTACTGCCGGCCCGTGACGTACCCCTTCGACCGGTTCGCGGCCGAGCTGGGCTACCGGTCGATCCCTCTGGACGGACCCCACAACGTGATGCTCAGCGACCCCGAGGCGCTCGCCCGGCTTCTCCTTCAGGTCGCCGACCACCGTGACCACGGAAACGAGAATTGA